Part of the Candidatus Dormiibacterota bacterium genome is shown below.
CAACTTTCTCACCAGTGAGACCGGGCGCAGCAACCCGGGACTCGCGCAAGCGCTGGCGCTGGGCATGGTCGTGATCGTGGCGATCGTGATGACGCTCTATGCCCTGCTTCAACGCAGGACGTCGCGGTGGCTTCGATGAACCCAGCTCACCAGGCCGGCCGATGACGCGCGCTCGCCGGCTCAGGCTGCGCGTGTTTCGTGTGATCGTGCTCGTCCTGGGCGGGGCCTTCTTCCTCATTCCGATCGGTGCGATGTTCGAGTTTTCCACGCGAGGCAACCATGTCGGCGCGCCGCGCACGCTGGATGCGTGGACGACCATCGTGACCTACCCCGACCTGCTTGGGGCCATCCGCGACTCGCTGGGTCTCGCCGCGATCACCTCCGTCGCCATGGTGGTCCTGCTGCTGCCGACCATGATCTGGGTCCGCCTCCGGCTGCCACGGCTGAAGCGGACTATCGAATTCCTCTGCCTCCTGCCCCTCACCATCCCCGCGATCGTCCTCGTGGTCGGGCTATCGCCCGTCTACCGGTGGATGGCGATCAACCTCGTCGATACGATCTTCCTGCTTTCGTTTGCATACGTCATCCTGGTGCTGCCGTTCGCGTACCGCGCGCTCGACGCCGGTCTTTCCGCAATCGACGTCAAGACACTGTCGGAAGCGGCTCGCAGCCTGGGGGCTGGTTGGGGCACGGTGATGTTTCGCGTCATTGCGCCGAACATGTCTGGCGCGCTCCTCAACGCGTGTCTGCTCTCCGTCGCCCTGGTCCTGGGTGAGTTCACCTTCGCGAACCTGCTCAGCTACCTCAACCTCCAGGT
Proteins encoded:
- a CDS encoding ABC transporter permease subunit is translated as MTRARRLRLRVFRVIVLVLGGAFFLIPIGAMFEFSTRGNHVGAPRTLDAWTTIVTYPDLLGAIRDSLGLAAITSVAMVVLLLPTMIWVRLRLPRLKRTIEFLCLLPLTIPAIVLVVGLSPVYRWMAINLVDTIFLLSFAYVILVLPFAYRALDAGLSAIDVKTLSEAARSLGAGWGTVMFRVIAPNMSGALLNACLLSVALVLGEFTFANLLSYLNLQVEIFQLGLANAGTSIAVSVASLMFAFILLVILSFFGRARARVAPERAGLPFPGAAGGGLR